Proteins encoded in a region of the Ursus arctos isolate Adak ecotype North America unplaced genomic scaffold, UrsArc2.0 scaffold_2, whole genome shotgun sequence genome:
- the MYOCOS gene encoding myocilin opposite strand protein, with product MAQKSPTVKGNNLPYGDLASEVTRRRVTMATREERFTKKSDEAREIPSALDLEKVPAEPPAPPPSPVEDNSV from the exons ATGGCTCAGAAGAGCCCCACGGTCAAAGGCAATAACCTGCCCTACGGAGACCTGGCCTCGGAGGTGACCAGGCGCAGAGTCACCATGGCCACCAG AGAAGAGAGATTTACCAAGAAAAGTGATGAAGCCAGAGAGATTCCCTCCGCCCTGGATTTGGAGAAAGTCCCTgcagagcccccagcccctcctccctcgcCGGTCGAAGACAACAGCGTCTAA